A window from Candidatus Nitrospira neomarina encodes these proteins:
- a CDS encoding polysaccharide biosynthesis protein, producing MTKRVVDTLGAFLGLVVCTPLFVVLALLIKMDSRGPVLFRQVRVGRGFRPFCLYKFRTMAPDASKKGGELTIGEDPRVTRIGRFLRQLKLDELPQLFNVLIGDMSLVGPRPEVAYYVEKFKEDYHDVLTVRPGLTDLASLKYIDEQGMLGKVEKPEDEYTNTILPEKIRLAKLYIEHASLAFDLAVIAQTLLQLLGLRSVILKVTDRDNHDEVAFLEGSAIFHFITKYRRPIIITLDLALIMMAYYLAFWLRFDGHIPEDASQLLLKTLPGLLVIRGIAFMIFRLNEGLWRYISIWDLKKITGGVLAGTIVFYGLVKWGFGLTGYPRSIFIIDSILLIGFLCGIRLAVRIFRERKILRKTKRVLIIGAGDAGENIVREMQSHSTSSYTPIGFVDDDVSKVSKRIHGIKVLGTRQDLSRILHTHKPEEVLVALPGTNSAVLRDITAVLAPFNVRIKTLPNLGDILEGKVTISQIRDLAIEDLLQRPPVGLDPQPVRNLIDGKRVLVTGAGGSIGSELCRQIVALAPKALILYERHENSLYAISGELTDQGNSGVVHEVLGDITDVPRLHETFKTYRPEIIFHAAAHKHVPLMEANPGEAFKNNILGTRLVAEAAAHFGAEHFVLISTDKAVNPSSVMGATKRVAELVVQAMASQSQTRFLTVRFGNVLGSNGSVVPRFQKQIKAGGPVTVTHPEVRRYFMLIPEAVILVLQAAALGEQGAIYVLEMGGQIKLVDLARNLIRLSGHVPEKNIPIQFIGLRPGEKLEEELVGECEQAVPSSIDKILRIQSAQSLDPAFLNNILSKLEDVQILGHSPSVIELLQQLVPTFHRPEILEMAAMSEEYQIH from the coding sequence ATGACTAAGCGTGTTGTTGACACTCTTGGTGCGTTTTTAGGATTAGTGGTGTGTACCCCCCTCTTTGTCGTGCTCGCCCTCCTTATCAAAATGGATTCCCGAGGGCCTGTCTTGTTTCGACAGGTGCGCGTGGGTCGCGGATTTCGACCATTTTGTCTGTATAAGTTTCGCACGATGGCACCGGACGCCTCAAAAAAGGGAGGGGAGCTGACAATCGGCGAAGATCCTCGTGTGACCCGCATCGGACGATTTTTGCGTCAGTTGAAACTTGACGAACTCCCCCAACTGTTCAATGTCTTGATAGGGGATATGAGTCTGGTGGGTCCACGTCCTGAGGTGGCCTATTATGTCGAAAAATTCAAAGAGGACTATCACGATGTTTTGACGGTCCGACCTGGTTTAACAGATCTGGCTTCTCTGAAGTATATCGATGAACAGGGAATGCTTGGGAAGGTCGAGAAACCTGAAGATGAGTATACGAATACGATTCTGCCGGAAAAAATCCGATTAGCAAAATTATATATCGAGCATGCCTCTTTAGCTTTTGACCTTGCCGTCATTGCCCAGACGTTATTGCAACTGCTGGGCTTGCGTAGCGTCATTCTAAAGGTCACCGATCGTGACAATCATGATGAGGTGGCTTTTCTTGAAGGCTCGGCAATATTCCATTTTATCACCAAATATCGCCGACCCATTATTATTACGTTGGATCTGGCACTGATTATGATGGCCTATTATTTGGCGTTCTGGCTGAGATTTGACGGTCATATTCCGGAAGACGCCAGCCAACTTTTGCTCAAGACTTTGCCAGGGCTGCTTGTGATTCGTGGGATTGCCTTTATGATCTTTCGCCTCAATGAAGGGCTGTGGCGGTATATTAGTATCTGGGATTTAAAGAAAATTACGGGTGGGGTGTTGGCCGGAACCATTGTGTTTTATGGCCTCGTCAAATGGGGGTTTGGTCTCACAGGCTATCCCCGGTCCATTTTTATCATCGATAGTATCCTGTTGATCGGGTTTCTTTGTGGAATCCGGCTGGCTGTTCGAATCTTTCGAGAGCGAAAGATCTTGCGAAAGACGAAACGAGTTCTCATTATTGGGGCTGGCGATGCGGGGGAAAACATCGTTCGGGAAATGCAATCACATTCCACCTCCTCCTATACGCCCATTGGATTTGTGGACGATGATGTATCTAAAGTGAGCAAACGCATCCATGGCATCAAAGTTTTGGGAACACGCCAGGATCTGTCACGCATTCTTCACACGCACAAACCGGAGGAAGTGTTAGTAGCCCTTCCTGGGACGAATTCAGCCGTCCTTCGAGATATTACCGCAGTGCTGGCCCCCTTTAACGTACGCATCAAAACTCTCCCGAACTTGGGCGATATCCTTGAAGGCAAAGTCACGATCAGTCAAATCCGGGATCTTGCAATTGAAGACCTGCTTCAGCGTCCCCCCGTGGGGTTGGATCCTCAGCCAGTGCGCAATTTAATCGATGGGAAGCGGGTCTTAGTGACCGGAGCTGGCGGATCTATCGGTTCGGAACTCTGTCGGCAAATTGTCGCGCTGGCTCCCAAAGCCCTCATCCTATACGAACGACACGAGAACAGCTTATATGCGATCTCGGGGGAGCTGACCGATCAGGGTAATTCCGGTGTGGTTCATGAAGTGCTGGGAGATATTACGGATGTTCCCCGTCTCCACGAGACATTTAAGACTTACCGTCCGGAGATAATCTTCCATGCGGCAGCTCACAAGCATGTTCCGTTAATGGAGGCGAATCCGGGGGAGGCGTTCAAAAACAATATCCTGGGAACCCGTTTAGTGGCCGAAGCGGCCGCCCACTTCGGTGCCGAGCATTTTGTGTTAATTTCGACAGATAAGGCTGTGAATCCTTCCAGTGTCATGGGAGCGACCAAGCGGGTAGCGGAGTTGGTTGTCCAGGCCATGGCGAGTCAGAGTCAGACTCGATTTCTGACCGTTCGCTTTGGCAATGTCTTGGGCAGTAATGGCAGTGTCGTACCCCGCTTCCAAAAACAGATTAAGGCCGGCGGACCAGTCACGGTCACGCATCCGGAAGTGCGCCGTTACTTTATGCTGATTCCAGAAGCAGTGATCTTAGTATTGCAGGCTGCAGCCCTTGGCGAGCAAGGGGCGATTTATGTGCTGGAGATGGGTGGACAAATTAAACTGGTGGATCTCGCGCGGAACCTCATTCGACTCTCTGGGCATGTGCCGGAGAAAAATATTCCCATCCAGTTTATCGGTCTTCGCCCTGGGGAAAAACTCGAAGAAGAATTGGTGGGGGAATGTGAGCAAGCTGTGCCTTCATCTATTGATAAAATCCTCCGGATTCAATCGGCACAATCCCTTGATCCGGCATTCCTGAATAATATTCTGAGCAAGCTGGAGGACGTACAGATATTGGGTCATTCACCCTCGGTTATTGAGCTTCTTCAGCAGTTGGTGCCGACCTTCCATCGTCCTGAAATTTTGGAAATGGCAGCGATGAGTGAGGAATATCAAATTCATTGA
- a CDS encoding DegT/DnrJ/EryC1/StrS family aminotransferase, with the protein MNQFLPFHVPDIGEEEIQSVVETLRSGWLTTGPKTKQFEAEFAQRVEARHAVALNSCTAALHLALEAVGVTEGDEVIVPTMTFAATAEVVHYLKAKPVLVDCRADTLNMDVAQIEKAISPRTKAIIPVHYAGQPCEMDRILEIARVHHLKVIEDAAHALPTRYRGRMIGSLGDITCFSFYSTKTITTGEGGMATTDNTEWAERMRILSLHGISRDAVNRYTPEGTWYYEICYPGYKYNLTDIAAALGIPQLHKCDHFGTIRQRYAALYNEGFKGIPEITIPHVADDVEHAWHLYVIQLDLERLRVGRNEMIDLLKKQGIGTSVHFIPLHLHPYYRDNYGYLPNDFPVASSVFERIISLPIYPKMTEIDIQNVIEVVETLIKEHRR; encoded by the coding sequence ATGAACCAATTTTTACCCTTTCATGTTCCTGATATCGGGGAGGAAGAAATTCAGTCGGTGGTCGAGACTCTTCGTTCGGGGTGGTTAACCACAGGTCCAAAGACCAAGCAGTTCGAAGCGGAGTTTGCGCAGCGGGTAGAGGCTCGACATGCTGTGGCCCTGAATTCCTGTACGGCTGCTTTGCATCTTGCCCTCGAAGCCGTTGGCGTGACCGAAGGCGACGAGGTCATTGTGCCCACCATGACCTTTGCCGCCACCGCAGAGGTGGTGCATTACCTCAAGGCGAAACCGGTCTTGGTGGACTGCCGGGCTGACACCTTGAATATGGATGTAGCCCAGATTGAAAAAGCGATCTCGCCGAGAACAAAAGCGATCATACCTGTTCATTATGCCGGTCAGCCGTGTGAAATGGATCGCATTCTGGAGATTGCCAGAGTTCATCATCTGAAGGTTATTGAGGATGCTGCCCACGCTCTTCCGACCCGTTATCGTGGAAGGATGATCGGGTCGTTGGGTGATATTACGTGCTTTTCTTTTTATTCAACCAAAACGATCACCACTGGTGAAGGGGGGATGGCCACGACTGACAATACCGAATGGGCAGAGCGCATGCGAATCTTAAGTCTGCACGGCATCTCGCGGGATGCCGTGAATCGATATACCCCTGAGGGCACCTGGTATTACGAGATTTGCTATCCCGGGTATAAGTATAATCTGACGGATATCGCGGCAGCACTAGGAATTCCCCAGCTACACAAATGCGACCACTTTGGAACAATCCGCCAGCGGTACGCCGCCCTCTATAATGAAGGTTTTAAGGGGATTCCGGAAATTACGATACCCCACGTGGCCGACGATGTGGAGCATGCCTGGCACCTCTACGTCATTCAGTTGGACCTGGAACGGTTGCGGGTCGGACGGAACGAAATGATCGATCTTCTGAAGAAACAGGGCATCGGAACCAGTGTGCATTTTATCCCCTTGCATCTTCACCCCTATTATAGGGATAATTACGGGTATCTCCCCAATGATTTCCCTGTGGCTAGTTCCGTATTTGAACGCATTATATCTCTCCCCATTTATCCTAAAATGACAGAAATCGATATCCAAAACGTCATTGAGGTGGTCGAAACGCTTATCAAAGAGCACAGGCGATAA
- a CDS encoding class I SAM-dependent methyltransferase: MDDQFSASEKVEEARIQAAYAKRPENTYYSWFNPTYVFMVQEQERRMLVALKQHGFACLENIKILEIGCGRGYWLREFIKWGAKPQNITGIDLLADRVEVARRLCPEGVEIECGSAGKLGFRDGSFDLVLQSTVFSSVLDPSLRQQIALEMLRVIKENGAILWYDFHVNNPRNPDVQGINKRKIKQLFSGCRIELRRITLAPPLARLLAPYSLLACYLLERFKVFNTHYLGVIRKV; the protein is encoded by the coding sequence ATGGATGATCAATTCTCTGCGTCCGAAAAAGTTGAAGAAGCTCGGATTCAAGCCGCCTATGCCAAGCGGCCAGAGAATACTTATTATTCGTGGTTTAATCCAACCTATGTTTTCATGGTACAGGAACAAGAACGGCGAATGCTGGTTGCTCTGAAGCAACATGGGTTTGCTTGTTTGGAAAACATAAAAATTCTTGAAATTGGCTGTGGAAGGGGATATTGGCTTAGAGAGTTCATTAAATGGGGCGCCAAGCCCCAAAATATTACCGGGATAGATCTTCTTGCAGATCGCGTAGAAGTGGCCAGGAGGCTCTGCCCTGAAGGAGTAGAAATTGAATGTGGGAGTGCCGGGAAGCTTGGTTTTAGAGACGGGTCCTTTGATCTCGTTCTGCAGTCTACGGTTTTTTCCTCCGTACTCGATCCCTCTTTGAGGCAACAAATTGCCCTGGAAATGCTCCGCGTTATAAAGGAAAATGGTGCTATTCTTTGGTATGACTTTCATGTGAATAACCCGAGAAACCCTGATGTTCAGGGTATAAACAAACGGAAAATCAAGCAGCTGTTTTCGGGCTGTCGGATTGAACTTCGACGCATCACTCTGGCTCCCCCTCTGGCCCGGTTGCTTGCGCCCTATTCCTTGCTGGCTTGTTACCTTCTCGAACGATTTAAAGTATTCAATACTCATTATCTGGGAGTTATTCGTAAGGTATAG
- the wecB gene encoding non-hydrolyzing UDP-N-acetylglucosamine 2-epimerase, with product MIKICTVVGARPNFMKMAPVILELNRRGVQQYSVHTGQHYDAQMSTVFFDELGMPKPDAFLGVGSCSHAEQTARIMVSFEKLCLEQKPTLVVVAGDVNSTLACALVAAKLHIPVAHVESGLRSFDRSMPEEINRIVTDHLSSILFTTEPSGNVNLLKEGISSSQIHFVGNTMIDSLMAHLDRALAGKPWQRFHLEPDSYGLVTLHRPANVDDLSTLTEISLALQKVSSDLPLLFPVHPRTRDRLKQALPDWSSITIIEPLGYLDFLALMANARLVLTDSGGIQEETTILGVPCVTIRPNTERPITIESGTNRLAGVTREGIIGAASDALSQKSLHTVSPTLWDGKAAGRIVDMIEKELGDS from the coding sequence ATGATTAAGATTTGTACCGTGGTAGGGGCCCGTCCCAATTTTATGAAAATGGCGCCGGTTATCCTCGAACTCAATCGGCGTGGGGTGCAGCAATATAGTGTGCATACGGGACAACATTATGATGCGCAAATGTCGACGGTGTTCTTTGATGAATTGGGTATGCCCAAACCGGATGCTTTTTTGGGAGTAGGATCTTGTTCGCATGCGGAACAGACAGCCCGTATCATGGTATCTTTCGAGAAACTCTGCCTGGAGCAAAAACCTACTTTGGTTGTTGTTGCCGGTGATGTTAATTCGACACTTGCCTGTGCGCTCGTTGCTGCCAAACTACACATTCCGGTGGCTCATGTGGAATCGGGCTTGCGCTCGTTTGATCGTTCCATGCCCGAGGAAATTAATAGGATCGTGACCGATCACCTTTCATCCATACTTTTTACGACGGAACCAAGTGGAAACGTTAACTTACTCAAGGAAGGGATTTCCTCAAGTCAGATTCACTTTGTTGGAAATACGATGATTGATAGTCTGATGGCCCATCTTGATAGGGCCCTGGCTGGGAAACCCTGGCAGCGATTTCATCTGGAACCCGATTCTTATGGTTTAGTTACCCTGCATCGGCCTGCCAATGTCGATGACCTTTCCACTCTTACCGAGATTAGCTTGGCTCTGCAGAAAGTTTCTTCCGATCTGCCTCTTTTGTTTCCCGTGCACCCTCGAACTCGTGACAGGCTTAAGCAAGCCTTACCTGATTGGTCTTCTATTACAATCATCGAACCATTGGGTTATTTGGATTTTTTGGCCTTAATGGCCAATGCACGGTTGGTTCTTACCGATTCAGGGGGAATCCAGGAAGAGACCACGATTTTGGGAGTGCCTTGTGTCACGATACGTCCTAATACCGAGCGACCAATTACCATAGAATCAGGAACGAATCGGCTTGCAGGAGTTACCAGGGAAGGTATTATCGGAGCTGCCAGCGATGCTCTCTCTCAAAAATCTTTACACACCGTATCACCAACGCTGTGGGACGGAAAGGCGGCCGGTCGGATTGTTGATATGATAGAAAAAGAACTGGGGGACAGCTAG
- a CDS encoding glycosyltransferase family 4 protein codes for MHLIILTQYFPPEVGAPQARLSELCRHFVQHGHSVTVLTGMPNYPQGKILDGYGGAIRRETSEGIDIIRTFIYPTQKANFIHRLTNYFSFALSSAFLGSFVLPRADYLFVESPPLFLGLSGFWLSRLKRMRMIFNVSDLWPESAVELGVLDKNSFAYQLSARLEKFCYQQAWLITGQSKSIMEDIRTRFPDRPTFHLSNGVDTNVFHPDRKTQEASEAIGKGKNCIVLYAGLHGLAQGLEQALAAAELLRKEDDLKFVLIGSGPTKHSLVEQARQNNLTNVCFLESRPAREIPALVAAADIVLVPLKMYITGAVPSKLYEAMASGRPVILVAGGEAAEIVRDHQTGMVVEPGDVASLVQAIRTLLTQPDLRKTLGENGRRVAEQYFDRTTIAARFIDHLEICL; via the coding sequence GTGCATTTAATCATACTAACCCAATACTTCCCACCTGAAGTTGGAGCACCACAGGCGCGACTTTCAGAGTTATGTCGCCATTTTGTCCAGCACGGTCATTCTGTCACGGTGTTGACAGGCATGCCCAATTATCCCCAAGGAAAAATTCTGGACGGATACGGTGGAGCCATTCGACGCGAAACTTCTGAGGGGATAGATATTATACGGACTTTCATTTATCCGACACAGAAAGCTAACTTTATCCATAGGTTAACCAACTATTTTTCATTTGCCCTTTCGTCAGCTTTCTTGGGTTCCTTTGTTCTTCCTCGAGCTGATTATTTGTTTGTTGAGAGTCCGCCACTTTTTTTGGGGTTGTCCGGATTTTGGTTAAGCAGGTTGAAGCGGATGCGAATGATTTTTAATGTCTCAGACCTCTGGCCTGAATCGGCAGTGGAGTTAGGAGTATTGGATAAGAATAGTTTTGCATATCAATTAAGCGCACGATTGGAAAAGTTTTGTTATCAGCAAGCATGGCTGATAACGGGCCAATCCAAGAGTATCATGGAGGACATTCGGACCCGCTTTCCTGATCGTCCGACTTTTCATCTTTCAAATGGTGTCGATACCAACGTGTTTCATCCTGACAGAAAGACCCAAGAAGCCTCCGAAGCTATAGGCAAAGGCAAAAACTGTATAGTGTTATATGCCGGGTTGCATGGCCTGGCTCAAGGCTTGGAACAAGCACTGGCTGCGGCAGAACTGCTTCGGAAAGAGGACGATTTGAAGTTTGTGCTTATTGGCAGTGGCCCCACGAAACATTCCTTGGTTGAGCAGGCCAGACAGAATAATTTAACTAACGTTTGTTTTCTGGAATCCCGGCCGGCTCGGGAGATTCCGGCGTTGGTTGCCGCCGCTGATATTGTATTGGTTCCCCTCAAGATGTACATCACTGGAGCGGTCCCTTCCAAGTTATACGAAGCCATGGCCAGCGGACGTCCAGTGATTTTGGTTGCGGGTGGCGAAGCAGCCGAAATCGTGCGCGACCATCAAACTGGAATGGTGGTAGAGCCGGGAGATGTCGCCAGCCTGGTACAGGCCATTCGGACTTTGCTTACCCAACCCGACCTCCGTAAGACCTTAGGCGAGAATGGTCGTCGGGTGGCTGAACAATACTTTGATCGGACCACTATTGCCGCGCGTTTCATTGATCATTTGGAAATTTGCTTATGA
- a CDS encoding glycosyltransferase family 4 protein, translating into MGSNNLRILAVTNLYPSQNFPTSGTFVEQQIKGLREVGINVDVLVVERAGGGMKEYLGLRKRLLTRCESFCPDIVHSMYGGVMANVTTRVVRDRPTVVSFCGSDLLGELLSGYLRKIVSGFGVRASWRAARRATGVVVKSRNLLDSLPKDINLSKVRIIPNGIDLVRFKPIDQEKCRKQLGWNNNNFHVLFPTNLGDPRKRFNLAKSAVETLNNSSRNFAEIHQLRGVSHDMVPIWLNASDVVLLTSLHEGSPNIIKEALACNIPVVSVDVGDVKERIHKIEGCYIGLPDPGDLAEKLHLVKAGNKRVSGRNCMEELSLEKVAIRLRNLYEELL; encoded by the coding sequence ATGGGTTCTAATAATTTACGTATTCTCGCCGTGACCAATCTCTATCCTTCTCAAAACTTCCCTACTTCGGGCACATTTGTAGAGCAACAAATTAAAGGATTGAGAGAGGTTGGTATAAATGTTGACGTACTCGTTGTGGAACGTGCTGGGGGTGGGATGAAGGAATATCTTGGATTGAGGAAACGCCTTCTCACTCGATGTGAGAGTTTTTGTCCTGATATCGTTCATTCCATGTATGGAGGGGTAATGGCCAATGTCACGACTCGTGTTGTTCGGGACAGACCTACTGTTGTTTCATTTTGTGGTTCGGATCTACTTGGAGAACTTTTGTCGGGATATTTAAGGAAGATAGTTTCTGGATTCGGGGTCCGGGCCTCTTGGAGGGCAGCCAGGCGGGCCACTGGGGTCGTAGTCAAATCCAGGAATCTCTTGGATTCCTTACCCAAAGATATAAATCTATCCAAGGTTAGAATAATTCCTAATGGAATCGATCTTGTGCGCTTTAAGCCCATTGATCAAGAAAAATGTCGGAAGCAGCTTGGCTGGAATAACAATAATTTTCACGTGCTTTTTCCGACTAACCTAGGGGATCCTCGTAAGCGTTTCAATTTGGCGAAATCTGCTGTGGAAACTCTTAATAATTCATCAAGAAATTTTGCTGAAATACATCAGCTTCGCGGCGTGTCCCATGACATGGTTCCCATATGGCTCAATGCCAGTGATGTTGTGCTCCTTACTTCCCTGCATGAAGGATCCCCCAACATTATCAAGGAGGCGCTCGCTTGCAATATACCTGTTGTTTCGGTGGATGTAGGTGATGTCAAAGAGCGTATACATAAAATTGAAGGGTGTTATATTGGGTTGCCAGATCCTGGTGACCTGGCGGAGAAACTGCATTTGGTCAAAGCTGGCAATAAAAGAGTATCAGGACGAAATTGCATGGAGGAGCTGTCCCTGGAGAAGGTTGCAATTCGTCTAAGGAATCTCTACGAAGAGCTCTTATAA
- a CDS encoding right-handed parallel beta-helix repeat-containing protein: MIINFGVWGSQMAYCNNHYRVMKFFLSYLFVLSGIFGIAGISEAIAKEYFVAASSGNDKGYGTKEAPFVTLEKGVSVLSPGDTLYVRGGTYTRNHYLWEPPNGKSWENAITIKAYQNEKVIIKPLQGYTVFEFKDNSAYIMMGGFIVEGGHDGFRMGAGSHHIRIFNSEIKNNDHQGIQVSAGTFHEFINLSIHHNGLTSQSYETTQSHGIYNNGSNTLTENCEIFENGGWGIHMFSTSHTPSHNIMRNNRIYNNNALKSGGPGIGIYRGTNNSVINNIIWGNRDGIVVDSGASNTKIYNNTVYTNERYGMWLGNNSDASVVKNNFIYMPNDSYGLMISKGSGVSNIENNLIIGSKAIAPWDPNAILKNNLVGHSYKPGFADASNHDFHLTKESSAIGKGLVIAEVKTDFEGVPRDPRGPFDIGAYVFGSSFAPPTDLAITSYK, translated from the coding sequence ATGATCATTAACTTTGGAGTTTGGGGGAGTCAAATGGCATATTGTAATAATCATTATCGGGTTATGAAATTTTTCCTATCCTATCTATTTGTTTTAAGTGGAATTTTTGGCATTGCAGGCATAAGCGAAGCGATTGCCAAGGAATATTTTGTGGCAGCGAGTAGTGGAAATGATAAAGGTTACGGCACCAAAGAGGCCCCATTTGTTACGCTGGAGAAGGGGGTGAGCGTCCTATCTCCGGGTGACACCCTCTATGTTCGCGGCGGCACTTACACGAGAAATCACTATTTGTGGGAGCCGCCGAATGGCAAATCATGGGAGAATGCAATCACAATTAAAGCTTATCAGAATGAAAAAGTAATCATAAAACCCTTACAGGGCTATACAGTATTTGAATTTAAGGATAACAGCGCATACATTATGATGGGAGGATTTATTGTTGAGGGTGGGCACGATGGTTTTCGAATGGGAGCGGGAAGTCATCACATCCGTATTTTCAACAGTGAAATTAAGAATAATGATCATCAAGGGATACAAGTTAGTGCTGGAACATTTCATGAATTTATAAATCTGAGCATCCATCACAATGGCTTAACTAGCCAATCATATGAAACTACTCAATCTCATGGCATTTATAATAATGGAAGCAATACGCTAACTGAAAATTGCGAAATTTTTGAAAATGGTGGATGGGGAATCCATATGTTCAGTACTTCTCATACGCCTAGTCACAATATTATGAGGAATAATAGAATCTACAATAATAATGCTTTGAAGAGCGGGGGGCCAGGAATAGGGATTTACAGAGGTACTAATAATTCAGTCATTAATAACATCATCTGGGGCAACCGAGACGGGATAGTAGTGGACTCTGGTGCATCAAACACAAAGATTTATAATAATACCGTCTATACTAATGAGCGTTATGGCATGTGGTTAGGGAATAATAGTGATGCCTCAGTAGTAAAGAACAATTTTATTTATATGCCCAACGATTCTTATGGTTTGATGATCTCGAAAGGGAGTGGTGTCTCTAATATTGAAAATAACCTTATTATCGGGAGTAAGGCTATCGCTCCTTGGGACCCAAACGCGATTCTTAAGAACAATCTGGTTGGGCATAGTTACAAGCCGGGATTTGCCGATGCCTCCAATCATGATTTCCATCTCACCAAAGAAAGTTCTGCCATAGGAAAGGGTCTTGTAATCGCCGAAGTAAAAACTGATTTTGAGGGTGTTCCAAGAGACCCTAGAGGGCCATTTGACATTGGAGCTTATGTTTTTGGTTCCTCCTTTGCGCCCCCCACTGATCTTGCAATTACTTCGTATAAGTAG